The following coding sequences lie in one Phalacrocorax aristotelis chromosome 2, bGulAri2.1, whole genome shotgun sequence genomic window:
- the LOC142052784 gene encoding prostatic acid phosphatase-like yields the protein MRARQLVCGIWSLCFLFCLFCIFLHQTTAKRKLKFVSIVFCHGDHTPQEFFPTDKHKEVARQQGYGQLTKLGIQQQYELGQYLRRRYSHFLSVVYKQCEIYVQSTDCDHTLMSAQASLAGLYPPTQGQVWNPRILWQPIPVHTVPLSHDNLLYLPFSHCPKYNELLRETFATRDFQRQLKQYRPFLKFLATHTGYPLKKLNSERIWKLSDTLQYEDINNYTLPVWASHGVRTKLIKLLELLLQAEFGFHKQIKKSRLQGGILLKNILKHISDARKSSHQQKMVMYSAHAATIVALQMALNVFNGKLPPYSACHFFELYQEKNGQYTIEMYYRNNSLRDPHPLTLPGCKFRCPLERFTQLLSPVLVHHWTRECRM from the exons ATGAGAGCAAGGCAGCTGGTGTGTGGAATTTGGAGTCTGTGTTTCctgttctgccttttctgcatctttcttcACCAAACAACAgctaaaagaaaactgaagtttgtGTCTATA gtattttgcCACGGTGATCACACCCCACAGGAGTTTTTTCCAACTGACAAGCACAAAGAAGTTGCAAGGCAGCAGGGATATGGACAGCTTACCAAG CTTGGCATACAGCAACAGTATGAGCTTGGCCAGTACTTGCGGAGGAGATACTCTCATTTTCTGAGTGTTGTATACAAGCAGTGTGAG ATTTATGTTCAAAGCACAGACTGTGATCACACGCTTATGAGTGCTCAGGCAAGTCTTGCTGGGCTGTACCCACCAACACAGGGCCAGGTTTGGAACCCCAGAATCCTTTGGCAGCCAATTCCAGTTCACACGGTACCACTGTCACATGATAAT ttgctATACTTACCTTTCTCACACTGCCCAAAATACAATGAGCTTCTGAGAGAAACCTTTGCAACAAGAGATTTCCAAAGGCAGCTCAAGCAGTACAGG ccatttctgaagtttttagCCACTCATACAGGATACCCATTGAAGAAGTTGAACAGTGAAAGAATTTGGAAACTCTCTGACACTTTACAATATGAG GATATTAACAATTACACTTTACCTGTTTGGGCTTCTCATGGTGTCAGGACCAAGCTGATAAAGCTCTTGGAATTGTTACTGCAGGCGGAATTTGGGTTccacaaacaaataaaaaaatcacgTTTGCAGGGAG gtattcttttaaaaaatattctaaagcATATTTCAGATGCTAGAAAGTCTTCACACCAGCAAAAAATGGTTATGTATTCAGCG CATGCAGCCACCATTGTTGCCTTACAGATGGCACTCAATGTCTTCAATGGGAAATTGCCTCCTTACAGTGCCTGTCATTTTTTTGAActttaccaggaaaaaaatgg GCAATACACCATAGAAATGTACTATCGGAATAATTCTTTGAGAGATCCTCACCCCCTCACTCTCCCTGGCTGCAAATTTCGCTGTCCACTGGAGAGATTTACTCAGTTGCTCTCCCCGGTCCTAGTACACCATTGGACAAGAGAATGTAGGATGTAG